One Microvirga thermotolerans DNA window includes the following coding sequences:
- the ccmB gene encoding heme exporter protein CcmB, translating to MTAFRALLVRDLKLAARVGGSGLMGLVFFLSIVTLIPFALGPDLNLLSRIGPAILWIAALLATLIGLDRLFQADQEDGSLDLLRLSHASLETVVLAKVTAHWLVTGLPLALAAPFFGLLVALSPEGMLAMVATLLVGTPALTFVGAVGAALTASLRRGGLILAILVLPFMIPTLIFGVSAANAATGGTVPFATPFLVLVALSLFAAVVGTLGAAAALRAGE from the coding sequence ATGACCGCCTTTCGCGCCCTCCTGGTCCGGGACCTGAAGCTCGCCGCCCGCGTCGGCGGCTCCGGGCTCATGGGCCTCGTCTTCTTTCTGTCCATCGTCACCCTGATCCCCTTCGCCCTCGGGCCGGACCTCAACCTCCTGTCGCGGATCGGCCCGGCCATCCTCTGGATCGCGGCCCTGCTCGCCACCCTCATCGGGCTCGACCGCCTGTTCCAGGCCGACCAGGAGGACGGCTCCCTCGACCTCCTGCGCCTGTCGCACGCCTCCCTGGAGACGGTGGTGCTCGCCAAGGTGACGGCCCACTGGCTCGTCACGGGCCTGCCCCTGGCGCTCGCCGCGCCCTTCTTCGGGCTCCTGGTGGCGCTCTCGCCCGAGGGCATGCTCGCCATGGTGGCGACCCTGCTCGTCGGAACGCCGGCGCTCACCTTCGTCGGTGCCGTCGGCGCCGCGCTCACCGCCTCCCTCCGCCGCGGCGGGCTGATCCTGGCGATCCTGGTCCTGCCCTTCATGATCCCGACGCTGATCTTCGGCGTCTCCGCCGCCAATGCGGCCACGGGCGGCACGGTGCCCTTCGCGACGCCCTTCCTCGTCCTCGTCGCGCTCTCCCTCTTCGCCGCCGTGGTCGGAACCCTGGGCGCCGCGGCCGCCCTGCGCGCGGGGGAGTAG
- the ftsY gene encoding signal recognition particle-docking protein FtsY has translation MADTKPDKPGFLSRLFGRKAEAPAPAAPETPRAGGVPEAMPSPPANAADDLVPAPSTVTQASPDTPPEGKAAPEVAGADLQPVEGREPEGGGPREPVPRPAPETAPTPETAPAPEAAAAPAAPKLSWWQRLTEGMRRTSSSLSESVTGLFTKRKLDADTLEELEDALVQADLGVETALRITEAISAGRYDKEISPQEVKAILAGEVEKTLAPVARPLVIDRERKPFVILMVGVNGAGKTTTIGKLSQKFRQQGLKVMLAAGDTFRAAAIEQLKVWGERVGAPVVARQQGADAAGLAYDALEEARASGTDVLLIDTAGRLQNKAGLMAELEKIVRVIRKFDASAPHATLLVLDATVGQNAVSQVELFRKAADVTGLVMTKLDGTARGGILVALAARFGLPVHFIGVGEGVEDLEPFAARDFARAIAGLDEAA, from the coding sequence ATGGCCGACACGAAGCCCGACAAGCCCGGATTCCTGTCCCGTCTGTTCGGACGCAAGGCCGAGGCGCCCGCCCCGGCCGCGCCGGAGACGCCCCGGGCGGGCGGCGTCCCCGAGGCCATGCCGTCGCCCCCGGCGAATGCGGCCGACGATCTCGTGCCGGCGCCTTCCACCGTCACGCAGGCCTCCCCGGACACCCCTCCCGAGGGCAAGGCCGCGCCCGAGGTCGCCGGAGCCGACCTTCAGCCCGTGGAGGGCCGCGAACCCGAAGGGGGAGGCCCCAGGGAGCCGGTCCCGCGCCCGGCCCCGGAGACCGCCCCCACCCCCGAGACCGCCCCGGCGCCGGAAGCCGCCGCGGCCCCGGCCGCCCCCAAGCTCAGCTGGTGGCAGCGCCTGACGGAGGGCATGCGCCGCACCTCCTCGTCCCTGTCGGAGAGCGTCACCGGCCTGTTCACCAAGCGCAAGCTCGACGCCGACACCCTGGAGGAGCTGGAGGACGCCCTCGTCCAGGCGGATCTCGGCGTCGAGACGGCGCTCCGCATCACCGAGGCCATCTCGGCGGGCCGCTACGACAAGGAAATCTCGCCGCAGGAGGTGAAGGCGATCCTGGCGGGAGAGGTGGAGAAGACCCTGGCGCCCGTGGCGAGGCCCCTCGTCATCGACCGGGAGAGGAAGCCCTTCGTGATCCTCATGGTCGGGGTCAACGGCGCGGGCAAGACCACCACCATCGGCAAGCTCAGCCAGAAGTTCCGGCAGCAGGGGCTCAAGGTCATGCTCGCGGCGGGCGACACCTTCCGCGCCGCCGCCATCGAGCAGCTGAAGGTCTGGGGCGAGCGCGTCGGCGCGCCCGTCGTGGCGCGCCAGCAGGGCGCGGACGCGGCGGGCCTCGCCTACGACGCGCTCGAGGAGGCGCGGGCCAGCGGCACCGACGTCCTGCTCATCGACACGGCGGGCCGCCTCCAGAACAAGGCCGGCCTCATGGCCGAGCTCGAGAAGATCGTGCGGGTGATCCGCAAGTTCGACGCGAGCGCCCCGCACGCGACCCTGCTCGTCCTCGACGCCACCGTCGGCCAGAACGCCGTGAGCCAGGTGGAGCTGTTCCGCAAGGCCGCCGACGTCACGGGCCTCGTGATGACCAAGCTCGACGGCACCGCCCGCGGCGGCATCCTGGTGGCGCTCGCCGCCAGGTTCGGCCTGCCGGTGCATTTCATCGGCGTCGGCGAGGGCGTGGAGGACCTGGAACCCTTCGCGGCGCGGGACTTCGCCCGCGCCATCGCCGGATTGGACGAAGCCGCATGA
- the ccmA gene encoding heme ABC exporter ATP-binding protein CcmA yields the protein MHLHVENLACVRGGRRIFEGVSFSLRPGEALVVLGRNGAGKSSLLDILAGRLAPAGGTVTLSGADERTLPECLHHVGHRDALKAALTAEENLAFARAFLGDPDLDPRQALGALGLAHAAGLPVAYLSAGQRRRVALARLLVARRPFWLLDEPTAALDAASQEVLLRLIEEHRAGGGMVVATTHQPLALAGAKAIRIERAGPRTEGTLPEDAFR from the coding sequence TTGCATCTTCACGTCGAGAATCTGGCCTGCGTCCGCGGCGGGCGGCGCATCTTCGAGGGCGTCTCCTTCTCCCTCCGCCCGGGGGAGGCCCTGGTGGTCCTGGGGCGGAACGGGGCGGGCAAGTCCTCCCTGCTCGACATCCTGGCCGGCCGCCTCGCCCCGGCGGGCGGCACGGTGACCCTGTCGGGGGCCGACGAGCGTACCCTGCCGGAGTGCCTGCACCACGTGGGCCACCGGGACGCCCTGAAGGCGGCCCTGACCGCGGAGGAGAACCTCGCCTTCGCCCGCGCCTTCCTCGGCGACCCGGATCTCGACCCGCGGCAGGCCCTGGGCGCCCTGGGCCTCGCCCATGCGGCCGGCCTGCCTGTCGCCTACCTTTCCGCGGGCCAGCGGCGGCGGGTGGCCCTAGCGCGCCTGCTCGTGGCCCGCAGGCCGTTCTGGCTCCTCGACGAGCCGACGGCCGCCCTGGACGCCGCCTCCCAGGAGGTCCTGCTCCGGCTCATCGAGGAGCACCGGGCCGGGGGCGGCATGGTCGTCGCCACCACCCACCAGCCCCTGGCCCTCGCCGGGGCGAAGGCGATCCGGATCGAGCGGGCCGGGCCCCGAACCGAGGGAACCCTGCCGGAGGACGCCTTCCGATGA
- a CDS encoding septation protein A encodes MTGTLFETKADARRLPPLLKLALELGPLVLFFLANAYADRFGFAESQRIYAATGLFVAATVVALAIGYALIRKLPVMPVVSGVVVVVFGGLTLFLQNDMFIKLKPTIVNAMFGLVLLGGLYFRKPLLEIVLDSMFELTEEGWRKLTFRWALFFFALAILNEVVWRTQTTDFWVGFKVFGIMPLTVLFALAQTPLLLRHDASRRTEEGAEEA; translated from the coding sequence ATGACCGGGACCCTCTTCGAGACCAAGGCCGACGCCAGGCGCCTGCCGCCGCTCCTCAAGCTGGCGCTCGAGCTCGGGCCGCTCGTCCTGTTCTTCCTCGCCAACGCCTATGCCGACCGCTTCGGCTTTGCGGAGAGCCAGCGCATCTACGCGGCCACCGGCCTGTTCGTCGCCGCGACGGTGGTGGCGCTCGCCATCGGCTACGCGCTGATCCGCAAGCTGCCGGTCATGCCGGTGGTCTCCGGCGTCGTGGTGGTGGTCTTCGGCGGGCTCACGCTGTTCCTCCAGAACGACATGTTCATCAAGCTCAAGCCGACCATCGTGAACGCCATGTTCGGGCTGGTGCTCCTCGGCGGGCTCTACTTCCGCAAGCCGCTCCTGGAGATCGTGCTCGACAGCATGTTCGAGCTGACGGAGGAGGGCTGGCGCAAGCTCACCTTCCGCTGGGCCCTGTTCTTCTTCGCCCTCGCCATTCTCAACGAGGTCGTCTGGCGCACGCAGACGACGGACTTCTGGGTCGGTTTCAAGGTCTTCGGCATCATGCCCCTCACCGTCCTCTTCGCCCTCGCGCAGACGCCGCTGCTGCTGCGCCACGATGCGAGCCGGAGGACGGAGGAGGGCGCCGAGGAGGCCTGA
- a CDS encoding GyrI-like domain-containing protein: MRLRLSLLCLLAFLSAGPALAQTPPAAGAGTSPAGEAGLPPPPAPAPVVLPPPGDKPAAPATQAESPPRPAAPAPAQAGPAPAATARPTLIPTPGDPTGVEEVVLPAKPVAVVSGISNWEDAFGNLKGVFRRIEDALAKAGIAPAGRPLTVFVQTDDKGFRYEAMIPVAQVPEGRTELTPEIRFGRTPEGKAMRFVHKDAYDEIDGTYETITAYLDAKDIVAKDAFIEEYVSEMTEASDTTLEVNIYVQPKE, translated from the coding sequence ATGCGGCTTCGTCTTTCCCTCCTCTGCCTCCTCGCCTTCCTGAGCGCCGGGCCCGCCCTCGCCCAGACCCCGCCTGCCGCGGGCGCGGGAACGTCCCCCGCGGGCGAGGCGGGCCTCCCGCCTCCGCCCGCCCCGGCCCCGGTGGTCCTGCCGCCGCCCGGAGACAAGCCGGCGGCGCCGGCGACGCAGGCCGAAAGCCCGCCCCGGCCCGCGGCGCCCGCCCCGGCGCAGGCCGGTCCTGCCCCTGCCGCGACGGCCCGGCCGACGCTGATCCCGACGCCCGGCGATCCGACCGGGGTCGAGGAGGTGGTGCTGCCCGCCAAGCCGGTGGCCGTCGTGAGCGGCATCAGCAACTGGGAGGACGCCTTCGGGAACCTGAAGGGCGTGTTCCGCAGGATCGAGGACGCGCTCGCCAAGGCGGGCATCGCGCCCGCGGGCCGGCCGCTCACCGTCTTCGTCCAGACGGACGACAAGGGCTTCCGCTACGAGGCGATGATTCCCGTCGCCCAGGTGCCGGAGGGCAGGACCGAGCTCACGCCCGAGATCAGGTTCGGCAGGACGCCCGAGGGCAAGGCCATGCGCTTCGTGCACAAGGACGCCTACGACGAGATCGACGGCACCTACGAGACCATCACCGCCTATCTCGACGCCAAGGACATCGTGGCCAAGGACGCCTTCATCGAGGAATACGTGTCCGAGATGACGGAGGCCTCCGACACCACCCTCGAGGTCAACATCTACGTTCAGCCCAAGGAGTGA
- a CDS encoding RluA family pseudouridine synthase, giving the protein MNAEEIVSKILYRDALMLVIDKPAGLPVHPGPKGGETLFQHLDALRFGLPRRPEAAHRLDKDTSGCLVLGRHPKALARLNELFRKNEVDKVYWAVVEGGPAADEGEIDLPLAPKSPDRGWWMKVDPKGQPSLTKWKVLGRLEVETGSADIPTPCPSPQGGGGSRRLTLLELRPVTGRTHQLRVHCAAMNFPILGDPIYGTAPRFGGPGLHLHARSVTVPLYPKKPPIHVEAPVPEHMRERVRACGVTPDGAAASGRQEGV; this is encoded by the coding sequence ATGAATGCGGAAGAGATAGTGTCGAAGATCCTGTATCGCGATGCCCTGATGCTCGTGATCGACAAGCCGGCCGGCCTTCCCGTCCATCCGGGGCCGAAGGGCGGCGAAACCCTGTTCCAGCATCTCGACGCCCTCCGCTTCGGCCTGCCGCGCCGCCCGGAGGCCGCGCACCGCCTCGACAAGGACACCTCCGGCTGCCTCGTGCTCGGCCGTCACCCGAAGGCCCTCGCGCGGCTGAACGAGCTCTTCCGGAAGAACGAGGTCGACAAGGTCTACTGGGCCGTGGTCGAGGGCGGGCCCGCGGCGGACGAGGGCGAGATCGACCTTCCGCTCGCGCCGAAGTCGCCCGACCGCGGCTGGTGGATGAAGGTGGACCCCAAGGGCCAGCCGTCATTGACGAAGTGGAAGGTTCTGGGGCGGCTGGAGGTGGAGACGGGCTCCGCCGACATCCCCACCCCTTGCCCGTCCCCGCAAGGGGGAGGGGGATCCCGGCGCCTCACCCTCCTCGAGCTGCGCCCCGTCACCGGCCGCACCCACCAGCTGCGCGTCCACTGCGCCGCCATGAACTTTCCGATCCTTGGCGATCCGATCTACGGCACCGCCCCGCGCTTCGGCGGGCCCGGCCTGCACCTCCATGCCCGCAGCGTGACGGTCCCGCTCTATCCGAAGAAGCCGCCGATCCATGTGGAAGCGCCGGTGCCGGAGCATATGCGGGAGCGGGTGAGGGCCTGCGGCGTCACGCCGGACGGCGCAGCCGCTTCAGGACGGCAAGAGGGCGTCTGA
- the acnA gene encoding aconitate hydratase AcnA yields MTLSNSFNARQILKVGDKSYTYYSLAEAEKNGLKGISQLPFSMKVLLENLLRYEDGRTVTKADIEAVAEWLNNRGKAEKEIAYRPARVLMQDFTGVPAVVDLAAMRDAMKNLGGDPRKINPLVPVDLVIDHSVIVDEFGTPRAFSRNVELEYQRNGERYRFLKWGQSAFENFSVVPPGTGICHQVNLEFLSQTVWTRKDVTAGEFDVAYPDTLVGTDSHTTMVNGLAVLGWGVGGIEAEAAMLGQPISMLIPEVIGFRLTGKLREGVTATDLVLTVTQMLRKKGVVGKFVEFFGPGLNDMTVADRATIGNMAPEYGATCGFFPIDRRTIDYLRTTSRTEERIALVEAYAKAQGMWRTAETPDPVFTDTLELDLADVQPSLAGPKRPQDRVTLDSANAEFRNAMDKEFRKAAEIGKRVKVENANFDLGHGDVVIAAITSCTNTSNPSVMIGAGLLARNAVKKGLKSKPWVKTSLAPGSQIVEEYFRKAGLQDDLDALGFNLVGFGCTTCIGNSGPLPENVSKAINDNDLIAVSVLSGNRNFEGRVNPDVRANYLASPPLVVAYALAGTMLIDLTKDPLGIGSDGQPVYLKDIWPSSAEVQEFIDRTITSELFKTRYADVFTGDENWKKVTVEPGLTFEWDIGSTYVQNPPYFEGMTKEPKPVTDIVNARILGLFLDSITTDHISPAGNIRVNSPAGKYLQEHQVAVADFNQYGTRRGNHEVMMRGTFANIRIKNQMVKDEDGNVVEGGYTIHQPSGERMFIYDAAMRYQAEGVPLVVLAGKEYGTGSSRDWAAKGTNLLGVRAVIAESFERIHRSNLVGMGVVPFVFEGDTSWQSLGLKGDETVTIRGLAGDLKPRQRMEAEIASPDGSVKKVPIVCRIDTLDELEYFRNGGILQYVLRQLAA; encoded by the coding sequence GTGACGCTCTCCAATAGCTTCAATGCCCGCCAGATCCTGAAGGTGGGCGACAAGTCCTACACCTACTATTCCCTGGCCGAAGCCGAGAAGAACGGTCTCAAGGGCATTTCGCAGCTGCCCTTCTCCATGAAGGTCCTCCTCGAGAACCTGCTCCGCTACGAGGACGGCCGCACCGTCACCAAGGCCGACATCGAGGCCGTGGCGGAGTGGCTCAACAACCGCGGCAAGGCGGAGAAGGAGATCGCCTACCGTCCCGCCCGCGTGCTGATGCAGGACTTCACCGGCGTTCCCGCCGTGGTCGACCTCGCCGCCATGCGCGACGCCATGAAGAACCTCGGCGGCGACCCGCGCAAGATCAACCCGCTCGTGCCCGTCGACCTCGTCATCGACCACTCGGTCATCGTCGACGAATTCGGCACCCCGCGTGCCTTCAGCCGCAACGTCGAGCTCGAATACCAGCGCAATGGCGAGCGCTACCGCTTCCTGAAGTGGGGCCAGAGCGCGTTCGAGAACTTCTCCGTGGTGCCTCCGGGCACCGGCATCTGCCACCAGGTGAACCTCGAGTTCCTGTCGCAGACCGTCTGGACCCGCAAGGACGTGACGGCGGGCGAGTTCGACGTCGCCTATCCGGACACCCTCGTCGGCACCGATTCCCACACCACCATGGTGAACGGCCTCGCCGTCCTCGGCTGGGGCGTCGGCGGCATCGAGGCGGAGGCCGCCATGCTCGGCCAGCCCATCTCCATGCTGATTCCCGAGGTGATCGGCTTCAGGCTCACCGGCAAGCTGCGCGAGGGCGTGACCGCCACCGACCTGGTGCTCACCGTCACCCAGATGCTGCGCAAGAAGGGCGTGGTCGGCAAGTTCGTGGAGTTCTTCGGCCCCGGCCTCAACGACATGACAGTGGCCGACCGCGCCACCATCGGCAACATGGCGCCCGAATACGGCGCGACCTGCGGCTTCTTCCCCATCGACCGGCGCACGATCGACTACCTGCGCACCACGAGCCGCACGGAGGAGCGCATCGCCCTCGTCGAGGCCTATGCCAAGGCCCAGGGCATGTGGCGCACCGCCGAGACGCCGGACCCGGTCTTCACCGACACCCTCGAGCTCGACCTCGCCGACGTGCAGCCCTCCCTCGCCGGACCGAAGCGGCCGCAGGACCGCGTGACCCTCGACAGCGCCAATGCCGAATTCCGCAACGCCATGGACAAGGAGTTCCGCAAGGCCGCCGAGATCGGCAAGCGCGTGAAGGTGGAGAACGCCAATTTCGACCTCGGCCACGGCGACGTGGTGATCGCGGCGATCACCTCCTGCACCAACACCTCGAACCCGAGCGTGATGATCGGCGCGGGGCTCCTCGCCCGCAACGCGGTGAAGAAGGGCCTGAAGTCCAAGCCGTGGGTGAAGACCTCCCTCGCCCCCGGATCGCAGATCGTCGAGGAGTACTTCAGGAAGGCCGGCCTGCAGGACGACCTGGACGCGCTCGGCTTCAACCTGGTCGGCTTCGGCTGCACCACCTGCATCGGCAACTCGGGCCCGCTGCCGGAGAACGTCTCGAAGGCGATCAACGACAACGACCTCATCGCCGTGTCGGTGCTCTCGGGCAACCGCAACTTCGAGGGCCGCGTGAACCCCGACGTGCGGGCGAACTACCTCGCCTCCCCGCCTCTCGTGGTGGCCTACGCGCTCGCCGGCACCATGCTGATCGACCTCACCAAGGATCCGCTCGGCATCGGTTCGGACGGGCAGCCGGTCTATCTGAAGGACATCTGGCCGTCCTCGGCGGAGGTGCAGGAATTCATCGACCGCACGATCACGAGCGAGCTGTTCAAGACCCGCTACGCGGACGTGTTCACGGGCGACGAGAACTGGAAGAAGGTCACGGTGGAGCCCGGCCTCACCTTCGAGTGGGACATCGGCTCGACCTACGTGCAGAACCCGCCCTACTTCGAGGGCATGACCAAGGAGCCGAAGCCCGTCACCGACATCGTGAACGCGCGCATCCTCGGGCTCTTCCTCGACTCCATCACCACCGACCACATCTCGCCGGCCGGCAACATCCGCGTGAACTCCCCCGCGGGCAAGTACCTGCAGGAGCACCAGGTCGCCGTCGCCGACTTCAACCAGTACGGCACGCGGCGCGGCAACCATGAGGTGATGATGCGCGGCACCTTCGCCAACATCCGCATCAAGAACCAGATGGTGAAGGACGAGGACGGCAACGTGGTGGAGGGCGGCTACACCATCCACCAGCCCTCCGGCGAGCGGATGTTCATCTACGACGCCGCCATGCGCTACCAAGCGGAGGGCGTGCCGCTCGTGGTCCTCGCGGGCAAGGAATACGGCACCGGCTCCTCCCGCGACTGGGCGGCCAAGGGCACGAACCTGCTCGGCGTGCGCGCCGTGATCGCCGAGAGCTTCGAGCGCATCCACCGCTCGAACCTGGTCGGCATGGGCGTGGTGCCCTTCGTGTTCGAGGGCGACACCTCCTGGCAGTCGCTGGGCCTGAAGGGCGACGAGACGGTGACGATCCGCGGCCTCGCGGGCGACCTCAAGCCGCGCCAGCGGATGGAGGCGGAGATCGCCTCCCCCGACGGCTCGGTGAAGAAGGTTCCGATCGTCTGCCGCATCGACACGCTCGACGAGCTGGAATACTTCCGCAACGGCGGCATCCTCCAGTACGTGCTGCGCCAGCTCGCGGCCTGA
- a CDS encoding MBL fold metallo-hydrolase, with amino-acid sequence MIPRKPPRSVRNPYYAGPVSDHFDGVRFFSPSQPPDKSLKDLWRWRREGGGTPWPKRHPSPFRDLPPARTDGLRAALIGHASFLIQAAGLNILVDPVFSERASPVPFAGPKRVNPPGIAFEDLPPVDAVLITHNHYDHLDLDALGRLWRAYRPRVLAPLGNDAIVRARHPEIEVETRDWGQSLDLGRGVAAHLTPACHWSARGMRDRRMALWCAYVLTTPVGTVYHVGDTGFGDGGVFREVRARFGPPRLANLPIGAYEPRWFMKPQHMNPEDAVRAFRILEAEQALGHHWGTFRLTDEGIEDPPRALAAALAEAGIPEERFRPLRPGEAWEAPHSLG; translated from the coding sequence ATGATACCCCGCAAGCCGCCCCGATCCGTGCGCAACCCCTACTATGCCGGTCCCGTCTCGGACCATTTCGACGGGGTGCGGTTCTTCTCGCCCTCGCAGCCGCCGGACAAGTCCCTGAAGGACCTGTGGCGCTGGCGGCGGGAGGGCGGCGGGACGCCCTGGCCGAAGCGCCACCCGAGCCCGTTCAGGGACCTTCCCCCGGCCCGGACGGACGGCCTCAGGGCGGCCCTGATCGGCCATGCCTCGTTCCTGATCCAGGCCGCGGGGCTCAACATCCTGGTGGACCCGGTCTTCTCGGAGCGGGCGAGCCCCGTGCCCTTCGCCGGGCCGAAGCGGGTCAACCCGCCGGGCATCGCCTTCGAAGACCTGCCGCCGGTCGACGCGGTCCTGATCACCCACAACCACTACGACCATCTCGACCTCGATGCCCTGGGCCGCCTCTGGCGGGCGTACCGGCCGCGCGTGCTCGCGCCCCTCGGCAACGACGCCATCGTCCGCGCCCGGCATCCGGAGATCGAGGTCGAGACCCGGGACTGGGGCCAGTCCCTCGACCTCGGCCGCGGGGTCGCGGCGCACCTGACGCCCGCCTGCCACTGGTCGGCCCGCGGCATGCGCGACCGGCGCATGGCCCTGTGGTGCGCCTACGTGCTGACCACGCCCGTGGGGACCGTCTATCACGTGGGCGACACGGGCTTCGGCGACGGCGGCGTCTTCCGCGAGGTGCGCGCCCGCTTCGGGCCGCCGCGCCTCGCCAACCTCCCCATCGGCGCCTACGAGCCGCGCTGGTTCATGAAGCCGCAGCACATGAACCCGGAGGACGCGGTGCGGGCGTTCCGCATCCTGGAGGCGGAGCAGGCGCTCGGCCACCACTGGGGCACCTTCCGCCTGACCGACGAGGGCATCGAGGACCCGCCGCGGGCCCTCGCCGCGGCGCTGGCCGAGGCCGGCATCCCCGAGGAGCGGTTCAGGCCGCTGCGGCCCGGAGAGGCCTGGGAGGCCCCTCACTCCTTGGGCTGA
- the mtaB gene encoding tRNA (N(6)-L-threonylcarbamoyladenosine(37)-C(2))-methylthiotransferase MtaB, with protein sequence MGVEVVTFGCRLNTYESEAMQRHAEEAGLGEVIIVNTCAVTAEATRQARQTIRRIAREKPDARIVVTGCAAQVEPGTFAAMPEVAKVLGNHEKMKAETWGALRDFGVGESEKVLVDDIMAVKETAVHLIDGMRGRTRAFVQVQNGCDHRCTFCIIPYGRGNSRSVPMGAVVDQVRTLVEHGSREVVLTGVDITSYGKDLPGEPKLGTLVKNLLRHVPELERLRISSIDSVEADDDLLDAIANESRLMPHLHLSLQAGDDMILKRMKRRHLRADAIAFCERVKRLRPDMVFGADIIAGFPTETEEMFSRSLDIVDECGLTHLHVFPFSPRPGTPAARMPQVARDMVKDRARRLREKGEAALLRHLTGEVGARRNVLIETNRLGRTEGFALVRFAGEVTPGEIVPVTIAGHDGKELLAA encoded by the coding sequence ATGGGCGTCGAGGTCGTCACCTTCGGCTGCCGCCTCAACACCTACGAGTCGGAGGCCATGCAGCGCCACGCGGAAGAGGCGGGACTGGGCGAGGTCATCATCGTCAACACCTGCGCCGTGACGGCGGAGGCGACGCGCCAGGCGCGGCAGACGATCCGCAGGATCGCCCGCGAGAAGCCCGACGCGCGCATCGTGGTGACGGGCTGCGCCGCCCAGGTGGAGCCCGGAACCTTCGCCGCCATGCCGGAGGTGGCGAAGGTCCTCGGCAACCACGAGAAGATGAAGGCCGAGACCTGGGGGGCCTTACGCGACTTCGGCGTGGGCGAAAGCGAGAAGGTTCTCGTCGACGACATCATGGCGGTGAAGGAAACCGCCGTGCACCTCATCGACGGCATGCGCGGACGCACCCGCGCCTTCGTGCAGGTGCAGAACGGCTGCGACCACCGCTGTACCTTCTGCATCATTCCCTATGGCCGCGGCAATTCCCGCTCGGTGCCCATGGGCGCGGTGGTGGACCAGGTGCGCACCCTCGTGGAGCACGGCTCCCGCGAGGTGGTGCTGACCGGCGTCGACATCACGAGCTACGGCAAGGACCTGCCCGGCGAGCCGAAGCTCGGCACCCTCGTGAAAAACCTGCTCCGCCACGTGCCGGAGCTGGAGCGGCTGCGCATCTCCTCCATCGACTCCGTGGAGGCGGACGACGACCTCCTCGACGCCATCGCGAACGAGAGCCGGCTGATGCCGCATCTCCACCTCTCGCTGCAGGCGGGCGACGACATGATCCTCAAGCGCATGAAGCGCCGCCACCTGCGGGCCGACGCCATCGCCTTCTGCGAGCGGGTGAAGCGCCTTCGCCCGGACATGGTCTTCGGCGCCGACATCATCGCGGGCTTTCCGACCGAGACCGAGGAGATGTTCTCCCGCTCCCTCGACATCGTCGACGAATGCGGCCTCACCCACCTCCACGTCTTCCCCTTCTCCCCCCGCCCCGGCACCCCGGCCGCGCGGATGCCGCAGGTGGCCCGCGACATGGTGAAGGACCGCGCCCGCAGGCTCCGCGAGAAGGGCGAGGCCGCCCTGCTGCGGCATCTGACGGGAGAGGTCGGCGCCCGGCGGAACGTGCTGATCGAGACCAACCGGCTCGGCCGCACGGAAGGCTTCGCCCTCGTGCGTTTCGCGGGCGAGGTGACGCCGGGCGAGATCGTGCCCGTCACCATCGCGGGGCACGACGGGAAGGAATTGCTGGCGGCGTGA
- the dapF gene encoding diaminopimelate epimerase: MSALANHRFLKMNGLGNEIVVLDLRSTSLRVGAAEARAIAADPRSRFDQLMVLHDPATPGTDAYLRIYNTDGSESGACGNGTRCVAWAMAADPVMGRPGADRLVLETKAGLLPTERVSPTAFTVDMGPPRLGWQDIPLAVPFPDTLAVELRTRLPDAPELARPSAVSMGNPHAVFWVEDAAAYDLSAIGPKLEHDPVFPERANVSLAQVLAPDRILLRVWERGAGITRACGSAACAALVAAARKGLTGRKATVSLPGGDLVIEWRESDGHVLMTGETELEHEGILSPALFAGAA, translated from the coding sequence ATGAGCGCCCTCGCGAACCACCGCTTCCTCAAGATGAACGGTCTCGGCAACGAGATCGTCGTGCTCGACCTGCGCAGCACGTCCCTGCGCGTCGGCGCCGCGGAGGCGCGCGCCATTGCCGCGGATCCCCGCTCGCGCTTCGACCAGCTCATGGTGCTGCACGACCCCGCCACCCCCGGTACCGACGCGTATCTGCGCATCTACAACACGGACGGCTCGGAATCGGGCGCCTGCGGCAACGGCACCCGCTGCGTGGCCTGGGCGATGGCCGCCGACCCGGTCATGGGCCGCCCCGGCGCCGACCGGCTCGTGCTCGAGACGAAGGCGGGCCTCCTCCCCACGGAGCGGGTCTCCCCGACCGCGTTCACCGTCGACATGGGGCCGCCCCGGCTCGGCTGGCAGGACATTCCGCTCGCGGTGCCCTTCCCCGACACCCTTGCCGTCGAGCTGCGGACCCGCCTGCCGGATGCGCCGGAGCTCGCCCGCCCCTCGGCGGTGAGCATGGGCAACCCGCACGCCGTCTTCTGGGTCGAGGACGCGGCGGCCTACGATCTTTCCGCCATCGGGCCGAAACTCGAGCACGACCCGGTCTTTCCGGAGCGGGCGAACGTTTCCCTGGCGCAGGTGCTCGCGCCGGACCGGATCCTCCTGCGGGTCTGGGAGCGCGGGGCCGGCATCACCCGCGCCTGCGGCTCCGCCGCCTGCGCCGCCCTCGTGGCGGCCGCCCGCAAGGGCCTGACGGGGCGCAAGGCCACCGTGTCCCTGCCCGGCGGCGATCTCGTGATCGAATGGCGCGAGAGCGACGGCCACGTGCTCATGACGGGCGAGACGGAGCTGGAGCACGAGGGCATCCTCTCCCCGGCCCTCTTCGCGGGGGCCGCCTGA